The Actinomadura graeca nucleotide sequence CTGTCGGAACGCGTGACTTGCCAGGCGCCGCGAAGCCGAAGGCGGGCGGAGCCGGGCAGATCGCAAAGTGATGCCGCGTTCGCCCAGGACCGGTGACATAGCGAGCCGGGACGTTGGAACACGGCCTAGCGCCTCGGCCCACAAGAACTCTCACACGGAAGCGAGTGACCTCAGCTGTCACGCGAGCGCGCTACCAGCCCGTCGGGGCGAAGCCGGAGGCGAGCCCCGACGGGATGATCGCGAAGCGATGTCGCGCTCGCCCAAGCGCGGTCAAGGACGCGAGCCGCCAGGCGAGCGTTCTTGGGCCGAGGTTGTCCTAGGAAGCCGCAGGACGAAGCGGGCGCCGGGGGAGCCGTCGGCGCGGTCGGTCAGGGCGAGGGTGCCGCCGTGGGCCTCGGCGATGTCGCGGGAGATGGCGAGGCCGAGCCCGGTGCCGCCGGCGTCGCGGTGCTGGCCCTCGGCGAGCCGGGTGAAGCGCTCGAAGACCCGCTCGCGGTCCTCGGGGGCGATGCCGATGCCGTCGTCGATCACCTCGACCAGCGCGATCGCGGGCAGCGCCGTGCCCACGATCACCGTGACGGCGCTCTCGGCGTGCCGGTCGGCGTTGTCGATCAGGTTGGTCAGGAGCCGGGCCAGCTCGTTGCGGCCGCCGTTGACCCGCACCGGACCCTCCGACAGGACGGTCACCTGCGCGCGGCGGGGGCGCCGCAGGACCTCCTGGTCCACCAGCTCGGTCAGGTCCACCGTCTCGCGTGCGAAGTCCCTGTCGGCCTCCAGCCGCGCGAGGGCGAGCAGGTCGTCCACCACGGCGGTGAGCCGGTCGGTGTTGTCGAGGATCGCCCGGAGCGTCTCGGGCAGGTCGGTGGCGTCCGGGGCGGACAGGGCCAGTTCCAGTTCCATCCGGAGCCCGGTGAGGGGGCTGCGCAGCTCGTGGGAGACGTCGGAGACGAACGCGCGCTGCCGTGCGACCGCCTTCTCCAGCCGGTCGAGGGTCGCGTTGACGCTGCGGGCGAGCAGCGCCACCTCGTCGCGGCGGGGCGGCACCGGCACCCGGCGCTCCAGGTCGGTGGCGGTGATCTCGTCCAGCTCGCGGCGGATCGCCTCGACCGGGCGCAGGGTGCGGCTCGCCGACATCCAGGTGCCCCAGCCCACCAGCCCGATGATGACCGGGATGCCGAGCGCCAGCAGGCCCGCCAGCAGCGGCCGCGGCAGCAGTCCCGGCTCGGGCGCCAGCGTGTAGACGAGGCGCTGGTCCTGCCCCACGCCCTCCCGGGTCACGACGACGAGGAAGCAGTGCCCGCCCGGCGCGTCCACTTTGCAGCTGCGGCCGGCGCGCCGGGCGTCGCCCTCCGGGGCGGGGAAGCGGACCGGGGGCCGCCCCTCCATGGGGCGGCTGGCGGCGATCACCTGGCCCTCGCCGTCCTGGATCTGCACGCGCCGGACGTAGGCGGAGGACAGGCGCGGGCCGAGCGTCTCGGTGTGGAGCAGCGTGCCGATGCGGCGGCCCTCGCGGGACAGGTCGTCCACGATGTCGTTGGCCACCTGCCGGCGGACCACCGCCAGCAGGACCACGTACAGCGCCGTGGACAGCACGAGTGCCGAGAGGACCGCCGACAGCGTCACCCGGACGCGGATCTCCGGGTGCCGGAGCGCGACCTGCCAGATCCGGCGGGTCAGGACCCCGAGGGACCGGCGGCGCCGGACAGGGATGGCGACCTCCACAGTGCGTATGCCACTACCCGTTCTTTCTTGCCAGAGCGGGGCAAACGCGACCGTGGTCGGGGGGTAAAAAGATCGTTCAGTCCTGGTCGACGCCCCAGCGGGTGCGGATCGAGCGGTCCACGAAGCCGAACAGCTGGTCGATCAGGATGCCGATGATCAGGATGACGATCATGTACGAGATCATGTCGGCGGTGTTGTTCAGCTCCCTGGCCTGCGAGAGCAGCACACCGAGCGAGGTCGTGTCGCCGATGATGACCAGCAGCTCGCCCGCCATCAGGCTGCGCCAGGCGAACGCCCAGCCCTGCTTCAGGCCCGCCACGAACGACGGCAGCGACGCCGGCATGATCAGGTGCCGGTACAGGTTCAGGCCCCGCAGGCCCATCACCTTCCCGGCGCGCAGCAGGATCGGCGGCGTGTAGTCGACGCCCGCGATCAGCCCGTTGGCGATGGACGGGGCGGCGCCGAGCACCACCACGAACAGGATCGCGCTCTCGCTGAGCTGGAACAGCAGGATCGCGAGGGGGAACCACGCGATCGACGGCATCGTCTGGAGGCCGGTGATCAGTGACCCGAACGCCCGGCGCAGCACCCGGAACTGCGACACCAGCGCGCCGATCAGCACGCCGATCGCGACGGCGAGCGCGAACCCGACGAGGGCCCGCTGCATCGTCAGCGCCACCGCGTCCCAGAAGCGGGAGCTGGTGATCTGGTCCTTGAAGACCGGCAGGGTGTCGGCCGGCCCCGGCAGGACCCACGGCTCCTTCCAGCCGCTCCACACCACGATCTGCCAGGCGGCGATGGCGATGAGGATGGCGCTGACCATCGGCCACGTCGCCGACCAGACCCGCTGGAGCACCCGGCGCGACGTGCCGCCGCCGAGTTCCAGGGCGTCCAGCCCGGCGATCTCCCGGTCGAGGTTCCCGCCGGGCGCCGTCACCTCGGGGGCGGGTGCGCTGTGGGACTTCACGTCATGCGCCATGGCGGCCGACCTCCTCGCGCAGCCGGTTGGTGATGGTCGACGCGAGCGCGGCCACGTCGGTCGCGTCGATCCTGCGGGGACGTTCCATGGGGACGGGGAACTCCTCCACGACCCGGCCGGGGCGGCTGCTGAGCAGCACGACCCGGTCGCCCAGCCGCACCGCCTCCCGCACGTTGTGGGTGACGAACAGCACGGTCAGGCCGCGCGTCCGCCAGATCCGCTCGATCTCGTCGTGCAGCAGGTCGCGGGTCATGGCGTCCAGGGCGCCGAACGGCTCGTCCATCAGCAGGACGGTGCCGCCGGACCCCTCCGCCTCCTTCGCCGCCTTGTCCGCCTCGACGGTCAGGGCCAGCGCGCGGGCCAGCGCGACCCGCTGCCGCATCCCGCCGGACAGCTCGTGCGGGCGCCTCTTGGCGAACCCGCCGAGGTGCACCGAGTCCAGCAGTTCGGCGGCCCGGCCACGGCGGTCCTGGCGCGGCACCCCGCGCATCTTCAGGGCCAGCTCCAGGTTCCCCGTGACGGTCAGCCACGGGAACAGGGCCGGTTCCTGGAACATGAGCGCGACGCGCGCACCGTTCTTGTCGATCGTCCCCGCGCTCGGACGGTCGAGGTCGGCGACCAGGTTGAGCAGCGTGCTCTTGCCGCACCCGGAGGCACCGAGCAGGCACACGAACTCGCCGGGCGCCACGTCCAGAGAGACCTGGTCCAGGGCCAGCAGGGATGCCTTGCCGGCTCCGAACGCCTTCGACACTTCACTGAGGCGGACCGCCGTGGCCGCTGTCATTTGTCGCTGACCTGTGCCTTCCCGCTCGCCTTGAGCACCTCGTTGAGGGGGGTGAGGTTGTAGATGCCGTTCAGGTCGGTCTTCTCCAGCAGGCCGATCTCCTCGGCGTGCTGGGCCCCGGCGAACAGCGAGCCCGCGACCGGGTCGGTCGTGAACTGGATCTCCTTGAACGCCGAGTCGAGGACCTCCGGCTTGAGCGGCTTGCCGCTCAGCTTGCCGAGGGCGGAGTTGACGACGGTCTTGGCCTCTGCCGGGTTCTGGTTGATGAAGTCGCTGCTCTCCACCACGCCCTGGAGGAGCTTCTTCACAAGGTCCGGGTGCGCCTTCTCGAACTTCTGGCTGACCAGCAGGTTCGTGATGACGAACTTGCCGCCGGGCCAGAGCGTCTTCTCGTCGACCAGCTTCTTGCCCTTGCTCTCCAGGATGAGCCGGGAGGCGAACGGCTCGGGGACCCACGCGCCGTCGATGGTGCCCTGGGCGAAGGTCTGGAGCGTCTGCGAGTTCTCCTGCGGGACGACCTTCACGTCGCCGCTGCCGTCCTTGTTCGCGGTGAGGCCGTTC carries:
- a CDS encoding sensor histidine kinase is translated as MEVAIPVRRRRSLGVLTRRIWQVALRHPEIRVRVTLSAVLSALVLSTALYVVLLAVVRRQVANDIVDDLSREGRRIGTLLHTETLGPRLSSAYVRRVQIQDGEGQVIAASRPMEGRPPVRFPAPEGDARRAGRSCKVDAPGGHCFLVVVTREGVGQDQRLVYTLAPEPGLLPRPLLAGLLALGIPVIIGLVGWGTWMSASRTLRPVEAIRRELDEITATDLERRVPVPPRRDEVALLARSVNATLDRLEKAVARQRAFVSDVSHELRSPLTGLRMELELALSAPDATDLPETLRAILDNTDRLTAVVDDLLALARLEADRDFARETVDLTELVDQEVLRRPRRAQVTVLSEGPVRVNGGRNELARLLTNLIDNADRHAESAVTVIVGTALPAIALVEVIDDGIGIAPEDRERVFERFTRLAEGQHRDAGGTGLGLAISRDIAEAHGGTLALTDRADGSPGARFVLRLPRTTSAQERSPGGSRP
- a CDS encoding ABC transporter permease, which translates into the protein MAHDVKSHSAPAPEVTAPGGNLDREIAGLDALELGGGTSRRVLQRVWSATWPMVSAILIAIAAWQIVVWSGWKEPWVLPGPADTLPVFKDQITSSRFWDAVALTMQRALVGFALAVAIGVLIGALVSQFRVLRRAFGSLITGLQTMPSIAWFPLAILLFQLSESAILFVVVLGAAPSIANGLIAGVDYTPPILLRAGKVMGLRGLNLYRHLIMPASLPSFVAGLKQGWAFAWRSLMAGELLVIIGDTTSLGVLLSQARELNNTADMISYMIVILIIGILIDQLFGFVDRSIRTRWGVDQD
- a CDS encoding ABC transporter ATP-binding protein, yielding MTAATAVRLSEVSKAFGAGKASLLALDQVSLDVAPGEFVCLLGASGCGKSTLLNLVADLDRPSAGTIDKNGARVALMFQEPALFPWLTVTGNLELALKMRGVPRQDRRGRAAELLDSVHLGGFAKRRPHELSGGMRQRVALARALALTVEADKAAKEAEGSGGTVLLMDEPFGALDAMTRDLLHDEIERIWRTRGLTVLFVTHNVREAVRLGDRVVLLSSRPGRVVEEFPVPMERPRRIDATDVAALASTITNRLREEVGRHGA
- a CDS encoding ABC transporter substrate-binding protein codes for the protein MTLHRRLGGRIAAVALAVLTGAGTLSACGDDDGGSGGSGAATQLKLGYFPNITHATALVGVEKGIFTKHLGTAPKTATFNAGPAAVEALFSGAIDATFVGPNPAINAWAKSHGKAVHIISGAASGGVSLVVKPGIKGVQDLKGKKIATPQLGNTQDVAIRYWLKKNGLTANKDGSGDVKVVPQENSQTLQTFAQGTIDGAWVPEPFASRLILESKGKKLVDEKTLWPGGKFVITNLLVSQKFEKAHPDLVKKLLQGVVESSDFINQNPAEAKTVVNSALGKLSGKPLKPEVLDSAFKEIQFTTDPVAGSLFAGAQHAEEIGLLEKTDLNGIYNLTPLNEVLKASGKAQVSDK